ctgctgatgttaatgttaatttagaactagagccagatattttggagagcggaatccagtgggcccttgaaaatatggctgataacaaaactagtgaacatgatgaaataccagcagaattgtataaagtcactggaaaggatgcagtgaaagtgctgcactcaatatgtcaaaaaatatggatcacacagcagtggccagaagactggaaaagattaGTATTCATCCCCTTTCCAAAGGAGAGAAGTTCTAAAGAAcactcagattaccgaacaatcacacttatctcacatgctagcaaagtcatgttgaaaatcttacaaaataagacttcgccaatatctagatcgagagcttaccagaagaacaagctggatttaggaaaggaagaggaactagaggtcaaattgctaacattcgatggattatggaaaaagcaagagaattccagagagatgtgtacctctgctttattgactacgccaaagcctttgactgcatcgATCACAACacattatggaacgtactgaaaaacgtgggtgtaccagatcacctcattcatctgatacggagtttataccttgaccaagaagccacggtgagaactatgtatggaacaacgaaatggataaagattcagaaaggagtctggcaaggctgcatactgtcaccgtacttattcaatctgtatgcagaacctgttatgaggaatgcgaggctagatgaaggagaaacaggaattaaaatagctggaataaatgtaaacaacctcaggtacgcggatgatacgatcctgttggcagaaagtgaagaagaattgagaacacacttgctgaaggtgaaagacaaaagtgaaaaggccggtcttaggctgaatgtgaagaaaatgaaaattacggcaactacacctaccaattcgtgggatatagcaggagaaaccatggaggtagtgaccacattcagttatctcggttcccagatatctgctgatggcgactgcagccatggaatccggagacgcctgttgctcggtagacaggcgatgtcaaaccttgacaaggttataaggtccagagatataacactagcaacaaagatccgtactGTGAGGGCtctggtctttccagttgtgatgtatggatgtgagacctggaccattagaaaggctgaatagcgaagaattgactccttcgaattgtggtgttggaggaaacttcttagagttccatggactgcaaagagaacctacagatcaatattggagcaaatgaaATCAGATTTCtacctggaaggtctaatgttaaaacaaaagctgacctactttggacaaacaatgcgaaggcatgcctcgctggaaaaaacattaatgctggggaagattgaaggaactagaagaagaggacttcagaggatgagatggatcgatggcatcacagaagcaatgtgttccaacctggaaggtctacgggagaaagtgcaagacaggaaaaagtggcgcgatttggttcatggggtcacgaagagtcagaACCAATtacacgaatagagagagagagatacaagaACACACAAATAATGTACTGACTGAAGGTATAATTAAATTTATCAGTTATTTACTAATTTGGATTATCTTTTGAACAGAtttaaaatatttcggcattcgtAACTACACTGTGTTTTCTTAAGTCGAGCTGAAGGTATCTTTAATGCTTGACACTTCGACTATTATATTTTTCTTTGGCATGCAGAAGGCAATAGTATGTAAAGTAAGATGCACTCCAAAAAAGCACTCTATCTTCAGGCCACATCCTCAGCCAAGGATGCAGACAGGAGGGGTGagtagtcagcacaccactctcccagtggttatgatggttttctttgaccagaggtGTTACTGTtcagccgagtagctcctcaattggcatcacgaggctgagtgcaccccaaaaaatggcaacagtgcatggtggccCAGATGTTCAcgcatccaagtgccagccatgcccgacagtgcttaacttcggtggtctggcgGGAAtcagtgtatccactgtggcaaaacAGTTGCCAAAGTGAGATGGGACTGTTATATACATCATACTGTTTAAAATAAGACTGACAAGATATTTTAATTTTGGAAATTCCAGACACACCTCATGGCCTTCTCCTGCCAAACAAAATCCCACAAAAGAGTGCCATAAGTTAGATAGCAGTCAAAGAAAGCTTAGACCCAAACAACTGTTTTTCAGAAACACGAGCATATTTtatccaacagaagaaaagtaacggctttttaaaaatgtattctgTAAGACTGTTCCAAGTTAATTTCGAATCCACATACTACAAAGAAGTTAAACAGATATGCACTCAATGTCAACATTGgacaaactgaaaataaagttcACTTAACATGAAATACAACAGGAAGAAAACCGATAATATCGCactacacttatcagccagaacattatgaccacctacctaacagccagtatgtccacctttcgtaTGGATACAGCAGCaaagtgtcgtggcatggaagcaatgaggccttggtagattgctggagggagttggcaccatatctgcacataattcccataaattccctGGAGGGGGCGTCAAGCTCTGAAGCCACATTTGATCATACCCCacacgtgttcgatcgggttcagatctggcaagctgGAGGGCCTCCAGATCAATTGGAACTCAGCACTGTGTtcattgaaccactccatcacactcctggccttgtgacacggtggATTACCTTACTGAAAAACGCCACTGTTGTtgcgaaacatgatcgtcatgacgtGGTGTATTTGGTCTGAAACCagcgtatgatactccttggccatcatgatgccttgcacggGCTCCACTCAACCCACGGATACCCACCTGAAGTGAAGAGCATTGTTACAGGAACAATAACGcacaatacatatttacaaaaaatttgatACGCTAGTGTCCTTCCcccaaatattacatgaaatggtcCTCAAGAATGTGGGACTTAGGTCAGAAATCtgaaacatattttaattaaaaaatatctATCTAATATATATCTAATTTGTCACAGGTATGTGTATGCATATTAACCGAAGTGCAAGAGATGATTCTTACGTTATTGTAGCCAAATATCATCAAGAAATAAAGAGTTTACAGTTCAAACAATGGAATttccaagttggaatatcaacagttatggaaaggacagattgctactggcGATAAAGCTGACGTATTGAGTTTCAGACACTACAAAAAGATTGTTATACATTAAGCTTTCAACAAAAAACACAGAAGCAACCATACCTCATAAACACGAGTGCTTTCTCTGGCTGCTCAGGCCAAACTGAAACTGAAATGTGTCACCCCTCCTCAACTCACATCCCCTCACCCTCAATATCcactgctctctgccaatgcacctgctGATGTTTACCCCTCCTCTGCTTCTCACATTTCTgttcccttttttttctcttccctccctcctctgcAGCCTCCCAACACTGCGCCAGGTAGCCTTGTCTGCACACACTGCCAGGCAGCAGTGTTTCCTCTTCCCTACCCCATCCTTGCTGCCCCTCCCCCTTCTCTGCTCCCCTACAGATTGTTGCTCCCATTCGAAACGTTTCAATTGCAGAGTGGTCTGAGCAGCCAGAGATAGTAGTAAGGTGTGCATGATATGTACTTCTTTGTGTGAATTCATGTgggtttttcttttctgatgaagactTAGGCCAAAAGTTAAAGGTTTAACAGGCTTTTCATTGTGTCTGCAACACAACatctcatctttacggtgagtagtaatctattcaGCTTACAATTTAATACTTACTTTCATAGATTGCATTACTGCACTGGAAGTCAGATTTTATGTAATATACATGTTATATGATATTTTATTAATATACATTAATTGTTTCAA
This portion of the Schistocerca nitens isolate TAMUIC-IGC-003100 chromosome 7, iqSchNite1.1, whole genome shotgun sequence genome encodes:
- the LOC126195618 gene encoding uncharacterized protein LOC126195618, producing MGKTRHLYKKIREIKGKFQAKIGMIKDRNGKDLSEAEDVKERWAEYVEDLYKKELHNDRAPTADVNVNLELEPDILESGIQWALENMADNKTSEHDEIPAELYKVTGKDAVKVLHSICQKIWITQQWPEDWKRLVFIPFPKERSSKEHSDYRTITLISHASKVMLKILQNKTSPISRSRAYQKNKLDLGKEEELEVKLLTFDGLWKKQENSREMCTSALLTTPKPLTASITTHYGTY